From Streptomyces sp. TLI_105, the proteins below share one genomic window:
- a CDS encoding MFS transporter yields the protein MAAATPSPTPPGSLKRIVAASLIGTTIEWYDFFLYGSAAALVFNKLFFPESDPLVGTLLSFLTYAVGFAARPLGALVFGHYGDRLGRKKLLVLSLLMMGGATFAIGLLPTYATVGSAAPVLLTALRLVQGFALGGEWGGAVLLVSEHGDAKRRGFWASWPQTGAPAGQLLATGVLSALTALLSDAAFASWGWRVPFLLSGVLVVVGLWIRLSVDESPVFKAALAAAEERKAVAGQVEKMPLVAVLKHHWRDVLIAMGARMAENISYYVITAFILVYATTQVGLSKQTALNAVLVASAVHFAVIPAWGALSDRIGRRPVYLIGAVGVGAWMFPFFLLIDHGGFGSLLLAVTVGLVLHGAMYAPQAAFFSEMFATRMRYSGASIGAQFSSVAAGAPAPLIATALLADYGSSTPIALYVIAAALLTVVAIAAARETRDRDLGEIDDRSPEDARVRADA from the coding sequence ATGGCCGCCGCAACTCCCTCCCCCACACCACCCGGTTCCCTCAAGCGCATCGTCGCCGCCAGCCTCATCGGCACGACCATCGAGTGGTACGACTTCTTCCTCTACGGGTCGGCCGCCGCGCTGGTGTTCAACAAGCTGTTCTTCCCCGAGTCCGATCCGCTGGTCGGGACGCTGCTGTCGTTCCTGACCTACGCGGTCGGGTTCGCCGCGCGGCCGCTCGGCGCGCTCGTCTTCGGGCACTACGGGGACCGGCTCGGGCGGAAGAAGCTGCTGGTGCTGAGCCTGCTCATGATGGGCGGGGCGACGTTCGCGATCGGCCTGCTGCCGACGTACGCGACCGTCGGGTCCGCCGCTCCGGTGCTGCTCACGGCGCTGCGGCTCGTGCAGGGCTTCGCGCTCGGCGGTGAGTGGGGCGGGGCCGTCCTGCTCGTGTCCGAGCACGGCGACGCGAAGCGGCGCGGGTTCTGGGCCTCCTGGCCGCAGACCGGGGCGCCGGCCGGCCAGCTGCTCGCGACCGGTGTGCTGTCCGCGCTGACCGCGCTGCTCTCGGACGCCGCCTTCGCCTCCTGGGGCTGGCGCGTTCCCTTCCTGCTCTCCGGCGTCCTGGTGGTCGTCGGCCTGTGGATCCGGCTCTCGGTCGACGAGTCGCCGGTCTTCAAGGCGGCGCTCGCCGCCGCCGAGGAGCGCAAGGCGGTCGCCGGGCAGGTCGAGAAGATGCCGCTGGTCGCGGTCCTCAAGCACCACTGGCGGGACGTGCTGATCGCGATGGGCGCCCGCATGGCGGAGAACATCTCGTACTACGTCATCACCGCGTTCATCCTCGTGTACGCGACCACGCAGGTCGGCCTGAGCAAGCAGACCGCGCTGAACGCCGTCCTCGTCGCCTCCGCCGTCCACTTCGCCGTCATCCCCGCCTGGGGCGCGCTCTCCGACCGGATCGGCCGCCGCCCGGTCTACCTGATCGGCGCGGTCGGCGTCGGCGCCTGGATGTTCCCCTTCTTCCTGCTGATCGACCACGGCGGCTTCGGCTCCCTGCTGCTCGCCGTCACGGTCGGTCTGGTCCTGCACGGTGCGATGTACGCGCCGCAGGCGGCCTTCTTCTCCGAGATGTTCGCGACCCGGATGCGCTACTCCGGCGCCTCCATCGGCGCCCAGTTCTCCTCCGTGGCCGCCGGCGCCCCCGCGCCGCTCATCGCGACCGCGCTCCTCGCCGACTACGGCAGCTCGACCCCGATCGCCCTGTACGTGATCGCCGCCGCGCTGCTCACCGTCGTCGCGATCGCCGCCGCCCGCGAGACCCGCGACCGGGACCTCGGCGAGATCGACGACCGCAGCCCCGAGGACGCCCGGGTCCGCGCCGACGCCTGA
- a CDS encoding ABC transporter substrate-binding protein, with protein sequence MARTRFAALAAAVGLTALTGCGAADMTQQASPYADAKGSRTVTLSVQSWVGAQANVAVAQYLLEHELGYRVDTVQIDEVPAWDALSQGRVDAILEDWGHPEQEKRYIDDKGTIERGGDLGVTGHIGWFVPTYFAEQHPDVTDWKNLNKYAEEFRTAESGGKGQLLDGSPSYVTNDKALVNNLDLDYHVVFAGSEAAQITQIRQFAKEKKPFLTYWYQPQWLFEKVPMTEVKLPAYEEGCDSDPEKVACAYPHTPLQKFLNARFAEGGGDAAAFLKKFRWTTAMQNDVSLMIAEQKLSPQEAAGRWVKENEATWRTWLPS encoded by the coding sequence ATGGCTCGCACACGCTTCGCCGCACTCGCGGCCGCCGTCGGCCTGACGGCCCTCACCGGCTGCGGCGCCGCCGACATGACGCAGCAGGCCTCCCCGTACGCCGACGCCAAGGGCTCCCGCACGGTGACCCTCTCCGTGCAGTCGTGGGTGGGAGCGCAGGCCAACGTAGCCGTCGCCCAGTACCTGCTGGAGCACGAGCTCGGCTACCGGGTGGACACCGTCCAGATCGACGAGGTGCCCGCCTGGGACGCGCTCAGCCAGGGCCGGGTGGACGCCATCCTGGAGGACTGGGGCCACCCGGAGCAGGAGAAGCGGTACATCGACGACAAGGGGACGATCGAGCGGGGCGGCGATCTCGGTGTGACCGGCCACATCGGCTGGTTCGTGCCGACGTACTTCGCCGAGCAGCACCCGGACGTCACCGACTGGAAGAACCTGAACAAGTACGCGGAGGAGTTCCGCACCGCGGAGAGCGGAGGCAAGGGCCAGCTGCTGGACGGCTCCCCGTCGTACGTGACGAACGACAAGGCGCTCGTGAACAACCTGGACCTCGACTACCACGTCGTGTTCGCGGGCTCGGAGGCGGCGCAGATCACGCAGATCAGGCAGTTCGCCAAGGAGAAGAAGCCGTTCCTGACCTACTGGTACCAGCCCCAGTGGCTGTTCGAGAAGGTGCCGATGACGGAGGTGAAGCTGCCCGCCTACGAGGAGGGCTGCGACTCCGACCCGGAGAAGGTGGCCTGCGCGTATCCGCACACGCCGCTCCAGAAGTTCCTCAACGCCCGCTTCGCGGAGGGCGGAGGCGACGCCGCCGCCTTCCTGAAGAAGTTCCGGTGGACGACCGCGATGCAGAACGACGTCTCCCTGATGATCGCGGAGCAGAAACTGTCGCCACAGGAAGCGGCGGGCCGCTGGGTGAAGGAGAACGAGGCCACCTGGCGGACGTGGCTCCCCTCCTGA
- a CDS encoding glycine betaine/L-proline ABC transporter ATP-binding protein, whose translation MNTPHTPPLTTTPSQSPADPVFSVRGLWKVFGTKAERVPADQELASLGAAELRERTGCTAAVRDVSFDVRKGEVFVVMGLSGSGKSTLVRCLTRLIEPTSGTISIDGEDVLSMDSGRLRELRRHRAAMVFQHFGLLPHRTVLDNVAYGLEIQGVGRAERRERAAEFVAKVGLGGMEQRRPGQLSGGQQQRVGLARALAVDPEVLLFDEPFSALDPLIRREMQEEVVRLHREEGRTMVFITHDLSEALKLGDRIALMRDGRIVQLGTPEEIVGAPADDYVRDFVRDVPREQVLTVRSAMRPALADERETGPALAPGATVHEAIEAVARTGENARVVEDGRCLGVVDHAGLLGVVAGAPAAAGKAVA comes from the coding sequence ATGAACACCCCCCACACTCCGCCGCTCACCACGACGCCGTCGCAGAGCCCCGCGGACCCCGTCTTCTCCGTACGCGGCCTGTGGAAGGTCTTCGGCACGAAGGCCGAGCGCGTGCCCGCCGACCAGGAACTCGCCTCCCTCGGCGCCGCCGAACTGCGCGAGCGCACCGGCTGCACCGCCGCCGTCCGCGACGTCTCCTTCGACGTCCGCAAGGGTGAGGTCTTCGTCGTCATGGGCCTGTCGGGCTCAGGCAAGTCGACGCTCGTACGCTGCCTGACCCGGCTCATCGAGCCGACCTCGGGAACGATCTCCATCGACGGCGAGGACGTGCTGTCCATGGACTCCGGCCGGCTCCGCGAGCTGCGTCGGCACCGGGCGGCGATGGTCTTCCAGCACTTCGGGCTGCTGCCGCACCGGACGGTGCTCGACAACGTCGCGTACGGGCTCGAGATCCAGGGCGTGGGGCGCGCTGAACGGCGCGAGCGGGCGGCGGAGTTCGTCGCCAAGGTCGGCCTGGGCGGCATGGAGCAACGCAGGCCGGGCCAGTTGTCCGGCGGCCAGCAACAGCGGGTCGGACTGGCCCGCGCGCTCGCCGTGGACCCCGAAGTCCTCCTGTTCGACGAGCCGTTCAGCGCACTGGACCCCCTCATCCGCCGTGAGATGCAGGAGGAGGTCGTCCGTCTGCACCGGGAGGAGGGACGCACGATGGTCTTCATCACGCACGACCTGAGCGAGGCACTGAAGCTCGGCGACCGCATCGCGCTGATGCGCGACGGCCGGATCGTACAGCTCGGCACACCGGAGGAGATCGTGGGCGCCCCCGCCGACGACTACGTCAGGGACTTCGTCCGGGACGTGCCGCGCGAGCAGGTGCTGACCGTCCGCTCGGCGATGCGCCCCGCGCTCGCCGACGAGCGAGAGACCGGCCCCGCGCTCGCCCCCGGCGCCACCGTCCACGAGGCCATCGAAGCCGTTGCCCGTACGGGTGAGAACGCGCGGGTCGTCGAGGACGGGCGGTGCCTCGGCGTGGTCGACCACGCGGGACTCCTCGGTGTCGTCGCCGGGGCCCCGGCCGCGGCGGGGAAGGCGGTGGCCTGA
- a CDS encoding ABC transporter permease subunit, translated as MTVTVTPAPPGRTTAGKAGTGNAGAVDTRTAALRALVRHRGRLIGAGTAVALVLGAVLLGGGGWPARLAVDVSGPLDRTSDWIIDNRDGHPLFLYFLGHVSNTVVVSVRAVYLLLLAVGWAGVTAAAGLVAWRVAGVRLALTSVAAFAVCGLLGMWVPTMQTLALMVVAVAASVLLGGLLGLAAGLSDRMHRILRPVLDTMQALPAFAYLLPVVLVFGIGVPAAVLATVVYAAPPMARLTALGLRGADAGVMEAAASLGATGRQRLLTARLPLARKELLLGVNQSIMMALGMAVIASVIGAGGLGDRVYQALASVDVGAALAAGVPIVLLAIVLDRVTAAAGERIGAAPVRRAGLGWAVALVVTAAVALGGRLSDRLSWPDAWTMDVAEPVNGAVDWMTDHLYSGVPVVGGTADWAGRFTTWVLNPLRDGLQWLPWWAVLLTVGALALLIGTWRTAATAVLAMGVIGVLGVWDPALDTLSQVLAAVAVTLLLGVALGVAAARSTRLGRALRPVLDVFQTLPQFVYLIPVVALFGVGRAPAVAAAVVYALPAVVRITAQGVRAVDPAALESSRSLGATGRQQLLQVQLPLARPALLLAVNQGVVLVLAVVVIGGLVGGGALGYDAVFGLAQGDLATGLVAGAAIVCLGLMLDRVTQPTERRDLAGKGA; from the coding sequence ATGACCGTCACCGTCACACCTGCTCCTCCCGGCCGCACGACCGCCGGCAAGGCCGGAACCGGTAACGCCGGAGCCGTTGACACCAGGACCGCCGCGCTGCGCGCGCTCGTGCGGCACCGCGGCCGGCTGATCGGCGCCGGCACGGCCGTCGCGCTCGTCCTGGGTGCGGTGCTCCTGGGCGGCGGCGGCTGGCCGGCCCGGCTCGCCGTCGACGTGTCCGGGCCGCTCGACCGCACCAGCGACTGGATCATCGACAACCGCGACGGCCATCCGCTGTTCCTCTACTTCCTCGGCCACGTCAGCAACACCGTGGTCGTCTCGGTCCGCGCGGTGTACCTGCTGCTGCTCGCCGTCGGGTGGGCCGGCGTCACCGCCGCCGCCGGCCTGGTGGCCTGGCGCGTCGCGGGCGTACGGCTCGCGCTGACCTCCGTCGCCGCCTTCGCCGTGTGCGGACTGCTCGGCATGTGGGTGCCCACCATGCAGACGCTCGCCCTCATGGTGGTCGCCGTTGCCGCGTCCGTGCTGCTCGGTGGTCTCCTCGGGCTCGCCGCCGGGCTGTCGGACCGTATGCACCGGATCCTGCGCCCGGTGCTCGACACCATGCAGGCGCTGCCGGCCTTCGCGTATCTGCTGCCCGTCGTCCTGGTCTTCGGCATCGGCGTGCCCGCGGCCGTACTCGCGACCGTCGTCTACGCCGCCCCGCCCATGGCCCGGCTCACCGCGCTCGGGCTCCGCGGCGCGGACGCCGGCGTCATGGAGGCCGCCGCGTCCCTCGGTGCCACCGGGAGGCAGCGGCTGCTGACCGCCCGGCTGCCGCTGGCCCGCAAGGAACTCCTGCTCGGCGTCAACCAGTCGATCATGATGGCCCTGGGAATGGCCGTGATCGCGTCCGTCATCGGTGCGGGCGGCCTCGGCGACCGCGTCTACCAGGCGCTGGCCTCCGTCGACGTCGGTGCCGCGCTTGCCGCCGGTGTGCCGATCGTGCTGCTCGCCATCGTCCTGGACCGGGTCACCGCCGCGGCGGGAGAGCGGATCGGTGCGGCTCCGGTCCGCCGTGCCGGACTCGGCTGGGCCGTCGCCCTCGTGGTGACCGCCGCCGTCGCCCTCGGGGGCCGCCTGTCCGACCGGCTCTCCTGGCCCGACGCGTGGACGATGGACGTCGCCGAGCCCGTCAACGGGGCCGTCGACTGGATGACCGACCACCTCTACTCCGGCGTGCCCGTCGTCGGTGGTACCGCCGACTGGGCGGGGCGGTTCACCACCTGGGTCCTCAACCCCCTGCGCGACGGACTGCAGTGGCTGCCCTGGTGGGCGGTGCTGCTGACCGTCGGCGCGCTCGCCCTGCTCATCGGCACCTGGCGCACCGCGGCCACCGCCGTCCTCGCGATGGGCGTGATCGGCGTGCTCGGCGTCTGGGACCCGGCGCTCGACACGCTGTCCCAGGTCCTGGCGGCCGTGGCCGTGACGCTGCTGCTCGGAGTCGCCCTCGGGGTCGCCGCGGCCCGCAGCACCCGGCTGGGCCGCGCGCTCCGTCCGGTGCTCGACGTCTTCCAGACGCTGCCGCAGTTCGTGTACCTGATCCCCGTGGTCGCCCTGTTCGGCGTGGGCCGCGCCCCGGCGGTCGCGGCCGCCGTGGTCTACGCGCTGCCCGCGGTGGTACGGATCACGGCCCAGGGGGTGCGCGCGGTGGACCCGGCCGCCCTGGAGTCCTCGCGCTCGCTGGGCGCGACCGGACGGCAGCAACTGCTCCAGGTCCAGCTGCCGCTGGCCCGGCCCGCGCTGCTGCTCGCCGTCAACCAGGGCGTGGTGCTGGTCCTCGCGGTCGTCGTCATCGGCGGCCTCGTGGGCGGCGGCGCACTGGGTTACGACGCGGTCTTCGGCCTCGCCCAGGGCGACCTCGCGACCGGTCTGGTCGCCGGTGCCGCGATCGTCTGCCTCGGGCTGATGCTCGACCGCGTCACCCAGCCCACGGAACGCCGCGACCTCGCCGGAAAGGGGGCCTGA